A window of the Eubalaena glacialis isolate mEubGla1 chromosome 9, mEubGla1.1.hap2.+ XY, whole genome shotgun sequence genome harbors these coding sequences:
- the LAMC3 gene encoding laminin subunit gamma-3 isoform X2 — protein sequence MAAVAALLLGLALLAPRAAGAGMGACYDGAGRPQRCLPVFENAAFGRLAEASHTCGRPPEDFCPHVGAQGAGAQCQRCDAADPERHHNASYLTDFHSQDDSTWWQSPSMAFGVQYPTSVNITLNLGKAYEITYVRLKFHTSRPESFAIYKRSRAGGPWEPYQYYSASCQTTYGKPESQYLRPGEDERVAFCTSEFSDISPLSGGNVAFSTLEGRPGAYNFEESPVLQDWVTSTELLISLDRLNTFGDDIFKDPKVLQSYYYAVSDFSVGGRCKCNGHAGECGPNEAGRLVCRCQHNTMGPDCERCLPFFRDRPWARGTAEAASECLPCNCSGHSEECMFDRELFRSSGHGGRCLRCRDHTAGPHCERCQENFYRWKPRTPCQPCDCHPAGSLHLQCNDSGTCICKPTVTGWKCDRCLPGFHSLSEGGCRPCTCNPAGSLGTCDPRSGRCPCKENVEGNLCDRCRPGTFSLQSHSPAGCRSCFCYGHSRACAAAPHFREYHILSDFRRGAEGWRTRSVGGPEHPAQWSPRGLLLDPEDEELTAPEKFLGDQRLSYGQPLTLTFRVPPRGSPIPARLRLEGAGLTLTLRHSSSPSPLDARQPGEVQLKFLLQETSEDVDPPLPPFHFQRLLTNLTALCIQASGHSASPSGPVFLTEVRLTSARRGLSPPASWVETCSCPRGYTGQFCESCALGYKRETPLGGPYASCVPCTCNQHGTCDPNTGICLCGHHTEGPSCEHCLPGFYGNPFTGQADDCQPCPCPGQSACMTIPESREVVCTHCPPGQRGWRCEICDDGFFGDPLGLSGAPQPCQLCQCSGNVDPNAVGNCDPLSGRCLRCLHNTTGAHCESCQEGFYGSALSPRPADKCVPCSCNQKGSVSEQRPCDPVTGQCSCLPHVTGRDCGHCSPGFYDLQPGRGCRSCKCHPLGSQEDQCHPKTGQCPCRPGVEGQACDRCQLGFFGFSIKGCRACRCSPLGAASAQCHENSTCVCKPGFVGYKCDLCQDNFFLTAGGTNCQECPSCYALVKKEAAKLKARLTLMEGWLQGSNCGRPWAPLDILQGEAPRGDVYQGHPLLQGAQEDFLEQVTGLEGAVKAAREQLQALSRNARCAQARAEKTCVQLADLEAVLESSEEEILHAATILASLVIPQEGLGQPTNWSHLAIEARALARSHRDTTTKIEATARRALLTSNSSYALLWSLVEGRTALEAQQELEDRYQEVHAAQRALGTAVAEVLPEAERVLAAVQQVGADAAQRLASPAAPAAPPQKSQARTLGLKVQALEKTVTSRERMVTEAARALQATAQAVLHKTEPLTQLHREARAALTRASSSVQAAMVTVTGASTLLADLEGMKPRFPRPKDQAALRRKAAIVQDRLLADSKKKTKQVERMLGNAASISSSAKKKGREAELLAKDSAKLAKALLREGKQEHRRAGRLSSQTQSMLRQASQQVLASEARRQQLEAADRVGAGLSEMQQQIRKSRTSLEKDIKALSELLARLGCRSMALGATFTLLCSHRHHPSSQHETRPHHTQTPHSPSPSPWQPLFYFLSL from the exons GGAAAGCTTACGAGATCACCTACGTGCGGCTGAAGTTCCACACCAGCCGCCCTGAGAGCTTCGCCATCTACAAGCGCAGCCGGGCCGGCGGTCCCTGGGAGCCCTACCAGTACTACAGCGCCTCCTGCCAGACGACCTACGGCAAGCCTGAGAGCCAGTACCTGCGCCCCGGCGAGGACGAGCGCGTGGCCTTCTGCACCTCCGAGTTCAGCGACATCTCCCCGCTGAGCGGGGGCAACGTGGCCTTCTCCACCCTGGAGGGCCGGCCCGGTGCCTACAACTTTGAGGAGAGCCCCGTGTTGCAG GACTGGGTCACCAGCACCGAGCTCCTCATCTCCCTAGACCGGCTCAACACGTTTGGGGATGACATCTTCAAGGACCCCAAGGTGCTGCAGTCCTACTACTACGCCGTGTCGGACTTCTCTGTGGGTGGCAG GTGCAAGTGCAACGGGCACGCCGGCGAGTGTGGCCCCAACGAGGCGGGCCGGCTGGTCTGCCGATGCCAGCACAACACCATGGGCCCAGACTGTGAGCGCTGCCTGCCCTTCTTCCGGGACCGCCCGTGGGCCCGGGGCACGGCCGAGGCGGCCAGCGAGTGTCTGC CTTGCAACTGCAGCGGCCACTCTGAGGAGTGCATGTTTGACCGGGAGCTCTTCCGCAGCTCGGGCCATGGTGGGCGTTGCCTCCGCTGCCGTGACCACACAGCCGGGCCACACTGTGAGCGCTGCCAGGAGAACTTCTATCGCTGGAAGCCACGGACGCCATGCCAGCCCTGCGACTGCCACCCAGCAG GCTCCCTGCACCTCCAGTGCAATGACTCCGGCACCTGCATCTGCAAACCCACGGTGACGGGCTGGAAGTGTGACCGCTGCCTGCCCGGGTTCCACTCGCTCAGTGAGGGCGGCTGCAG ACCCTGTACCTGCAATCCCGCTGGCAGCCTGGGCACCTGTGATCCCCGCAGTGGCCGCTGCCCCTGCAAAGAGAATGTGGAAGGCAACCTGTGTGACAG ATGTCGCCCGGGCACGTTTAGCCTGCAGTCCCACAGCCCAGCCGGCTGCCGCAGCTGCTTCTGCTACGGCCACTCCAGGGCGTGTGCGGCCGCTCCCCACTTCCGGGAGTACCACATCCTCTCCGACTTCCGCCGGG GAGCCGAGGGCTGGCGGACCAGAAGCGTGGGGGGCCCAGAGCATCCTGCACAATGGAGCCCGAGGGGGCTTCTCCTGGACCCAGAGGACGAGGAGCTCACAGCACCAG AGAAGTTCCTGGGAGACCAGCGGCTCAGCTATGGGCAGCCCCTCACACTGACATTCCGGGTCCCCCCCAGGGGCTCCCCCATCCCTGCGAGGCTGAGGCTGGAAGGGGCGGGTCTGACCTTGACTCTGCGGCATTCCAGCTCGCCCAGCCCCCTGGACGCCAGGCAGCCGGGGGAGGTACAGCTCAAGTTCCT gtTGCAAGAGACCTCCGAGGACGTGGACCCTCCGCTGCCCCCCTTCCATTTCCAGCGGCTGCTCACCAATCTGACTGCTCTGTGCATCCAGGCCAGTGGCCACAGCGCCAGCCCTTCCG GCCCAGTGTTCCTGACTGAGGTCCGGCTCACGTCGGCCCGGCGGGGGCTCTCCCCCCCAGCCTCCTGGGTGGAGACTTGCTCATGTCCCAGGGGCTACACGGGCCAGTTCTGTGAGTCCTGTGCTCTGGGATACAAGAGGGAGACACCACTGGGGGGTCCCTATGCCAGCTGTGTTCCCTGCACCTGTAACCAGCATGGCACCTGTGACCCCAACACAG GGATCTGCCTATGCGGCCACCACACCGAGGGCCCGTCCTGTGAGCACTGCTTGCCAGGTTTCTACGGCAACCCCTTCACAGGCCAAGCCGATGACTGCCAGCCCTGTCCGTGCCCTGGACAGTCGGCCTGCATGACCATCCCAGAGAGCAGAGAGGTGGTGTGTACCCACTGTCCCCCGGGCCAGAGAG GGTGGCGCTGTGAGATCTGTGATGATGGCTTTTTTGGGGACCCGCTGGGGCTCTCTGGGGCCCCTCAGCCCTGCCAGCTGTGTCAGTGCAGTGGGAACGTGGACCCCAACGCAGTGGGCAACTGTGACCCCCTGTCTGGCCGCTGCCTGCGATGCCTACACAACACGACAGGTGCCCACTGTGAGAGCTGTCAGGAAGGCTTCTACGGGAGTGCCCTGTCCCCTCGGCCCGCAGACAAATGCGTGC cctgcaGCTGCAACCAGAAGGGCTCAGTCAGTGAGCAGAGACCCTGTGACCCAGTGACCGGCCAGTGCTCCTGCCTGCCTCACGTGACCGGACGGGACTGTGGCCACTGCAGCCCTGGCTTCTACGACCTCCAGCCTGGCAGGGGCTGCCGGAG CTGCAAGTGCCACCCGCTGGGCTCCCAGGAGGACCAGTGCCACCCCAAGACCGGGCAGTGCCCCTGCCGTCCAGGCGTCGAGGGCCAGGCCTGTGACAGATGCCAGCTGGGTTTCTTCGGCTTCTCCATCAAGGGCTGCCGGG CCTGCAGGTGCTCCCCGCTGGGCGCCGCCTCGGCCCAATGTCATGAGAACAGCACGTGTGTGTGCAAGCCCGGCTTTGTGGGCTACAAGTGTGACCTCTGCCAGGACAACTTCTTCCTCACGGCCGGCGGCACAAACTGCCAGGAGTGCCCGTCCTGCTACGCCCTGGTGAAGAAGGAG GCTGCCAAGCTGAAGGCCAGACTGACCCTGATGGAAGGGTGGCTGCAGGGGTCAAACTGTGGCAGGCCCTGGGCACCACTGGACATTCTACAGGGAGAGGCCCCACGGGGGGACGTCTACCAGGGCCACCCCCTGCTGCAAG GGGcccaggaagacttcctggagcaGGTGACAGGCCTTGAGGGTGCTGTGAAGGCTGCCCGGGAGCAGCTGCAGGCACTGAGCAGGAATGCCCGCTGTGCCCAGGCCAGAGCTGAGAAGACCTGCGTCCAGCTGGCAGACCTAGAGGCGGTGCTGGAGTCCTCAGAAGAGGAGATTCTGCATGCAGCcaccatccttgcatctctg GTGATTCCTCAGGAAGGGCTCGGCCAGCCCACCAACTGGAGCCACCTGGCCATAGAGGCCCGTGCCCTCGCCAGGAG TCACAGGGACACCACCACCAAGATTGAGGCCACTGCTCGGAGGGCCCTGCTCACCTCCAACAGCAGTTATGCGCTTCTCTGGAGTCTGGTGGAGGGGAGAACAGCCCTGGAGGCCCAGCAGGAGCTAGAGGACAG GTACCAGGAGGTACACGCGGCCCAGAGGGCGCTGGGCACGGCCGTGGCAGAGGTGCTGCCTGAAGCTGAGAGGGTGCTGGCCGCCGTGCAGCAAGTTGGCGCAGATGCAGCCCAGCGCCTGGCCTCACCGGCTGCCCCTGCAGCACCG CCTCAGAAGTCCCAGGCCAGGACCCTGGGCCTGAAGGTGCAGGCCCTGGAGAAGACGGTCACATCGAGAGAGCGCATGGTCACCGAGGCTGCCCGGGCCCTCCAGGCCACCGCCCAGGCTGTGCTGCACAAGACAGAGCCCCTTACGCAG ctGCACCGGGAAGCCAGAGCTGCCCTGACCCGGGCTTCCTCATCTGTCCAGGCTGCCATGGTGACTGTCACAGGAGCCAGCACTCTGCTGGCTGACCTAGAAG GAATGAAGCCAAGGTTTCCTCGGCCCAAGGACCAGGCCGCACTGAGGAGGAAGGCAGCCATCGTCCAGGACAGGCTCCTTGCAGACTCCAAAAAGAAGACCAAGCAGGTGGAGAGGATGCTGGGAAATGCGGCATCTATCTCCTCCAGTGCCAAGAAGAAGGGCAGGGAAGCCGAGCTGTTGGCCAAGGACAGTGCCAAG CTTGCCAAGGCCTTGCTGAGGGAAGGGAAGCAAGAGCACCGCCGGGCTGGCCGGCTCTCCAGCCAGACGCAGTCGATGCTCCGACAGGCCTCCCAGCAGGTGCTAGCCTCAGAAGCACGCAGACAGCAGCTAGAAGCAGCTGATCGG GTGGGTGCTGGGCTGAGCGAGATGCAGCAGCAGATCCGGAAATCACGCACCTCTCTGGAGAAGGACATCAAAGCCTTGTCGGAGCTGCTTGCCAGGCTGG GGTGCAGGTCAATGGCATTAGGCGCAACATTCACCTTATTGTGCAGCCATCGCCACCATCCATCATCCCAACATGAAACCCGTCCCCATCATACACagactccccattccccctcccccagcccctggcaacccctgttctactttctgtctctgtga